From Malaya genurostris strain Urasoe2022 chromosome 2, Malgen_1.1, whole genome shotgun sequence:
ccgtaagtttctgaaagcattcgatgcgcctcaatttgcatttttttcgaattgtaacagaaaaataaaactttccgcaaatggcgagaattgggcacataaacagacattttcgagcgtgaataatacgaaaacgagaacaactgtcactgaaacggcgatgacaattcgttaggcactgtacacactcacttcaaaggcattatcatctatgtattttgaccagcctcagccggtacagccatctatcggaaaacggcggaagcaaagttgtacacctgatagaagGAACcattctggacatgtagactttgtcacacAAAGTcattttgcatactttgtttttccataatTGATCTTGGCTCTCTTTTGAAAAGGGTTACATTTCTTTCTTACCcactattttttgtttatttcgaaaatcgattttcaaattttcaaaatcaatttttttcagtgcaggaTTCGATAGggattttttcggtatttttattcaaacatataacggattttgtgaaaatcgcccgaactacacatttttttaggatttgtcatttttcgacaataACTATTTGAAAGAGAAAATCACTAACGTCATCTAGCTTGAATTCCACAAAACTTTCTTGAAGATTTCCATTTCAATTTATTCTTTTATTACTTCTCAGCCCGATCCGGCATGCAGCGATCATCTGGCACACTCGATCGATTTGGCGACGACGCTACGCAGCGAACTGGCCGCATCCACCTACAAGCGGGACCGGCTGATGGCGGAACTTTCCGAGGCCAAAAGTTCGCTGTGTGCCAAGGAAAATGAGTGCGAAGCGTTGCGTGCGCAAAGCGCTCGCCAAACTTCCCTCATCGGTTCACTGCAGCAACGGTTGGCGGCGGCCGAGTCACGGGAGAAATCACTTCATTCCCGGACCGAAAGTGTCGTTGGTACTCTGACGCGGGATAAAAAGCACCTGGAAGACAAGATTAAGGAGCTGTGTGTGAAAAGCCGACGGTTGGAGTGTGATTTGACCAAGGAGGAAGGCCATCGCGATCAGGCTCGGACCAATCTACAGGATTTGATCCGAAGGTTGTGTCTCTGTCTGGGAATTGATGTCTGTGAAGGGGCTCACCTGACGGCGGAATGTGTTCTCAATAAGGCCGCCGAAACTGTGGCGGAACTGCAACGGTTGAGATCTAAATTGGCCGGAACTTGCGAACATTTAACTTCGACCGAAGCGGAACTGATCACCGCCAAAACTACTGCTTCTACCGAGAAAACTCGTCTGCAGACACAAATCGAAGGATTGCAGTCGCTTTCCCAGGGTTTGGAATCGAGATGTCGCCAGGCAGAACGGGATCTTCAGGTGACCCGTGATCGGCTAGCGGAAAGTGAGCTGAACGGAGATAAGCTGAGAGGTTGGTTGACTTCAATGATGAAGGGTTGGTAataatttccaatttttttttctagaggAGCTCAGAGGTTTCGAGTCTCGCAGCTGTCGATTACAAAACAATACCGATCGGATGCAAACTGAACGTTTGCAATTCCTACGTACCTTGGCCAGCATTGTGGGTGTGAATGAGCCTTGCGAAAACAATATTCGGGATAAAGTGCGGGAAATTACGAACCACAACCAGACTTTGCATGACGTAAGTAAaacgtaaaacatttcaaggagAAATCTGGTCCCGTCATAAATTAATCTCCTTTAGCAAATAACACACCTCAAGGAACAACTTCATCAGGATGCTGCACGGCACAGCGAACACTTGGAAGGGACCAACTGTCGATTGAAATCTGAGGAACAGCACCGTGTCAGTGCCGAGCAGCGTTTGGAGAAGGCTTGTCACGAGCTGCAGCATCTTAGAGCGGAACACACCACCGTAAGACTAGTTGTTTTGTTTCTTTCTAAATCAGAATCTTTAATCAATACAATAAAACCCACAGTTAAGTGAATACCTGGTCCGACTGGCCCGAGCATTGAACTGGAGCGAATGTACGGAACCTCCGGCACCCGGAAGCGACACCACCATCCTGGGCGAAACTTTGCTAGAGCGAGCGAGTCGTTTGTCGACTCATCACGATCACCACATCCACGGAATCTGTGATAAGGTAAGCGTAGTGAGCGCTTTTCGAAGTTGATCGAGTGActgcttgtttgtttgtttgtttcaccCATCAGAATTGCTGGGAACTAGCGAACCATCACACGCACTCCCATtctcatcatcaccatcatcaaaGCCATTTGCCAAAGCTGAGACGCGAACGTTCCTGCACCGATCTGCCAATGAAAGAAGTACGCCCTTTTGATTTTTCATTCTTCGGCACTAAATCATTCTCGTTTTGTAGAGTTCCGCACTGTACAATTTGCAACGACGGGTTCGTGTCCTCCGGGAACAAGTGCAACGAAGAGACTTGCACCTGGAGCTACTTCGGCGAAAAATAGCACTGCTAGAGGACAATGCCAGGGGGAAAGTGATACTTC
This genomic window contains:
- the LOC131430468 gene encoding coiled-coil domain-containing protein 170 isoform X1, coding for MSKIKTTDEESGNSEKDWEIFDILCGGEETMPKHHHSPVHHHHHHPDPACSDHLAHSIDLATTLRSELAASTYKRDRLMAELSEAKSSLCAKENECEALRAQSARQTSLIGSLQQRLAAAESREKSLHSRTESVVGTLTRDKKHLEDKIKELCVKSRRLECDLTKEEGHRDQARTNLQDLIRRLCLCLGIDVCEGAHLTAECVLNKAAETVAELQRLRSKLAGTCEHLTSTEAELITAKTTASTEKTRLQTQIEGLQSLSQGLESRCRQAERDLQVTRDRLAESELNGDKLREELRGFESRSCRLQNNTDRMQTERLQFLRTLASIVGVNEPCENNIRDKVREITNHNQTLHDQITHLKEQLHQDAARHSEHLEGTNCRLKSEEQHRVSAEQRLEKACHELQHLRAEHTTLSEYLVRLARALNWSECTEPPAPGSDTTILGETLLERASRLSTHHDHHIHGICDKNCWELANHHTHSHSHHHHHQSHLPKLRRERSCTDLPMKESSALYNLQRRVRVLREQVQRRDLHLELLRRKIALLEDNARGKVILQTERDEAVHRARKNSKNAERTAEQLAEVKAQLVEVKSQLNEASDYKLTALERSRKCDELQARLCQLEGERERLVNQLAAYKSKARSAVESSHDRRVRDEHAISHLRDELSRVKSQLADTGHRLSQLQAFRISVAKLLHMHESPESELLHKLQSICTSQHHCTCLGHRYGSASPLGTTAGSDHHCSRYDDGPATTSSGCRPLSSSPVHTRRYIDSGFNDHDNHFDDDFDFGKKY
- the LOC131430468 gene encoding coiled-coil domain-containing protein 170 isoform X3 — translated: MSKIKTTDEESGNSEKDWEIFDILCGGEETMPKHHHSPVHHHHHHPDPACSDHLAHSIDLATTLRSELAASTYKRDRLMAELSEAKSSLCAKENECEALRAQSARQTSLIGSLQQRLAAAESREKSLHSRTESVVGTLTRDKKHLEDKIKELCVKSRRLECDLTKEEGHRDQARTNLQDLIRRLCLCLGIDVCEGAHLTAECVLNKAAETVAELQRLRSKLAGTCEHLTSTEAELITAKTTASTEKTRLQTQIEGLQSLSQGLESRCRQAERDLQVTRDRLAESELNGDKLREELRGFESRSCRLQNNTDRMQTERLQFLRTLASIVGVNEPCENNIRDKVREITNHNQTLHDQITHLKEQLHQDAARHSEHLEGTNCRLKSEEQHRVSAEQRLEKACHELQHLRAEHTTLSEYLVRLARALNWSECTEPPAPGSDTTILGETLLERASRLSTHHDHHIHGICDKTERDEAVHRARKNSKNAERTAEQLAEVKAQLVEVKSQLNEASDYKLTALERSRKCDELQARLCQLEGERERLVNQLAAYKSKARSAVESSHDRRVRDEHAISHLRDELSRVKSQLADTGHRLSQLQAFRISVAKLLHMHESPESELLHKLQSICTSQHHCTCLGHRYGSASPLGTTAGSDHHCSRYDDGPATTSSGCRPLSSSPVHTRRYIDSGFNDHDNHFDDDFDFGKKY
- the LOC131430468 gene encoding coiled-coil domain-containing protein 170 isoform X2; this encodes MPKHHHSPVHHHHHHPDPACSDHLAHSIDLATTLRSELAASTYKRDRLMAELSEAKSSLCAKENECEALRAQSARQTSLIGSLQQRLAAAESREKSLHSRTESVVGTLTRDKKHLEDKIKELCVKSRRLECDLTKEEGHRDQARTNLQDLIRRLCLCLGIDVCEGAHLTAECVLNKAAETVAELQRLRSKLAGTCEHLTSTEAELITAKTTASTEKTRLQTQIEGLQSLSQGLESRCRQAERDLQVTRDRLAESELNGDKLREELRGFESRSCRLQNNTDRMQTERLQFLRTLASIVGVNEPCENNIRDKVREITNHNQTLHDQITHLKEQLHQDAARHSEHLEGTNCRLKSEEQHRVSAEQRLEKACHELQHLRAEHTTLSEYLVRLARALNWSECTEPPAPGSDTTILGETLLERASRLSTHHDHHIHGICDKNCWELANHHTHSHSHHHHHQSHLPKLRRERSCTDLPMKESSALYNLQRRVRVLREQVQRRDLHLELLRRKIALLEDNARGKVILQTERDEAVHRARKNSKNAERTAEQLAEVKAQLVEVKSQLNEASDYKLTALERSRKCDELQARLCQLEGERERLVNQLAAYKSKARSAVESSHDRRVRDEHAISHLRDELSRVKSQLADTGHRLSQLQAFRISVAKLLHMHESPESELLHKLQSICTSQHHCTCLGHRYGSASPLGTTAGSDHHCSRYDDGPATTSSGCRPLSSSPVHTRRYIDSGFNDHDNHFDDDFDFGKKY